A genome region from Nocardia sp. NBC_01730 includes the following:
- a CDS encoding acyl-CoA carboxylase subunit beta encodes MSDKPVGDQSVTGRAEGGRGTAAKLAELDELAVRSQCPGPPRAIARQRSRGKKTARERIALLLDPGSFVELDAFARNHSTDLNVGDHVYGDGVVIGHGTVNGRPTAVFAQDFTVLGGTLGKVHGEKICKILDLAAKAGCPVVGINDGAGGRIQEGVVAQALYGEIFFRNVRMSGVVPQISIIMGPCAGGAAYSPALTDFVVMVDKTSHMFVTGPDVLAVAMGERVGLEELGSARVHNSRSGNAHHLALDEEDAIAYVRDLLAYLPASNNDLPPVYAAGKDPDGAVLDALVPESVNTPYDMYVVVNAIVDDGDFLEVQQLFAPNIICGLGSISGYTVGIVANQPLKSAGCLDIDASEKAARFVRTCDAFNIPIVTLVDVPGFLPGSDQEWNGIIRRGAKLLYAYAEATVPKITTIIRKAYGGAYVVMGSKHLHADVCFAWPTAEIAVMGAEAASNILHRDHIAAAADPESLRRRLITEYDQTHCTPYRAAERGYVDAVIAPSETRPNIAAALRIMNDKREPSPPKRHGNIPL; translated from the coding sequence ATGAGCGACAAACCGGTCGGGGACCAGAGCGTCACGGGGCGCGCCGAGGGTGGTCGTGGAACGGCGGCGAAGCTCGCAGAGCTCGATGAGCTCGCAGTCAGGTCGCAATGTCCCGGGCCGCCGCGGGCGATTGCCAGGCAACGCTCGCGCGGCAAGAAGACCGCCCGGGAACGCATCGCACTGCTCCTCGATCCGGGTTCTTTCGTCGAACTCGACGCGTTCGCGAGGAACCATTCCACTGATTTGAATGTGGGTGACCACGTGTACGGCGACGGTGTCGTCATCGGCCACGGCACGGTGAACGGTAGGCCGACGGCGGTGTTCGCCCAGGACTTCACCGTCTTGGGTGGCACGCTCGGGAAGGTGCACGGCGAGAAGATCTGCAAGATTCTCGATCTGGCCGCCAAGGCGGGCTGTCCGGTGGTGGGTATCAACGACGGAGCCGGCGGGCGCATCCAGGAAGGGGTCGTTGCGCAGGCGCTCTACGGCGAGATCTTTTTCCGGAACGTTCGCATGTCCGGCGTCGTTCCGCAGATCTCGATCATCATGGGCCCATGTGCTGGGGGTGCGGCGTATTCGCCAGCGCTCACCGATTTTGTCGTGATGGTGGACAAGACCTCCCATATGTTCGTTACCGGTCCCGACGTACTGGCTGTCGCCATGGGCGAGCGCGTGGGGCTGGAAGAACTCGGCAGCGCGCGAGTGCACAACTCCCGCTCCGGCAACGCGCACCACCTTGCCTTGGACGAGGAAGACGCGATCGCGTATGTCCGGGATCTGCTGGCCTACCTGCCCGCCAGCAATAACGACCTCCCGCCGGTCTACGCCGCTGGGAAGGATCCGGACGGGGCCGTGCTGGACGCACTGGTCCCCGAGTCTGTGAACACGCCGTATGACATGTACGTGGTGGTGAACGCCATCGTGGACGACGGGGACTTCCTCGAAGTACAGCAACTATTTGCGCCCAACATCATCTGCGGCCTGGGCAGCATCAGCGGGTATACGGTCGGGATCGTGGCGAATCAGCCACTGAAATCCGCCGGGTGCCTGGACATCGATGCGTCGGAAAAGGCCGCGAGATTTGTCCGAACATGCGACGCCTTCAATATTCCGATAGTGACACTCGTCGACGTGCCAGGGTTTCTCCCTGGTTCCGATCAGGAATGGAATGGCATCATCCGGCGCGGTGCGAAACTGCTGTACGCGTATGCGGAGGCTACCGTGCCGAAGATCACGACGATAATCCGTAAGGCCTACGGCGGCGCATACGTCGTCATGGGCTCGAAGCACCTACACGCGGATGTCTGCTTTGCCTGGCCGACGGCCGAGATCGCCGTGATGGGCGCGGAGGCCGCCAGCAACATTCTGCACCGCGACCACATTGCTGCCGCAGCGGATCCGGAAAGTCTCCGCCGCAGGCTGATCACCGAATACGACCAAACCCACTGCACGCCTTACCGGGCCGCCGAACGCGGATACGTCGACGCGGTGATCGCCCCCTCCGAAACACGGCCCAATATTGCCGCCGCACTGCGCATCATGAATGACAAGCGAGAGCCATCGCCTCCGAAGCGGCACGGAAACATCCCGCTGTAA
- a CDS encoding terminase gpP N-terminus-related DNA-binding protein → MWSKLARCTYAREIYGELDHQVRRKYTVAQIAGMIRVSRKTVYRYLDPDGRRQPCGSAGQ, encoded by the coding sequence ATGTGGTCAAAGCTTGCGAGATGTACATACGCGCGCGAGATCTACGGCGAACTCGACCATCAGGTCCGCCGGAAGTACACCGTCGCGCAGATCGCCGGGATGATCAGGGTGTCGCGTAAGACCGTTTACCGCTACCTCGATCCGGATGGGCGACGCCAGCCGTGCGGTAGTGCCGGTCAGTGA
- a CDS encoding YbhB/YbcL family Raf kinase inhibitor-like protein yields MTYNPYDALPRLASFTLTSDDVTDGRPLGNDQVSGVFGAGGKDISPQLSWSGFPAETKSFAVTVFDPDAPTASGFWHWVVADIPAGVTSLPSGAGSGEEGGALPTGAITLRNDGGFHGFVGAAPPPGHGPHRYFVVVHAVDVDSLGIDESATPAYLGFNLYSHTLARATIIGTYEQK; encoded by the coding sequence ATGACCTACAACCCGTATGACGCACTTCCTCGGCTAGCGTCCTTCACCCTCACCTCCGACGATGTCACCGACGGGCGGCCACTGGGCAATGACCAGGTCAGCGGCGTGTTCGGCGCGGGGGGCAAGGACATCTCGCCGCAGTTGTCCTGGTCTGGGTTCCCTGCGGAGACCAAGAGCTTCGCGGTCACGGTGTTCGACCCCGACGCTCCCACCGCATCCGGGTTCTGGCACTGGGTAGTCGCCGACATCCCGGCTGGCGTGACCTCGCTGCCCAGCGGCGCGGGCAGCGGTGAGGAGGGCGGAGCCCTTCCGACCGGGGCGATCACACTGCGCAACGACGGCGGATTCCACGGCTTCGTCGGCGCCGCGCCCCCGCCCGGTCACGGCCCGCACCGCTACTTCGTAGTCGTGCACGCGGTAGACGTCGACAGTCTCGGTATCGATGAGAGCGCCACGCCCGCCTACCTCGGCTTCAACCTGTACTCGCACACGCTGGCCCGCGCCACCATCATCGGCACCTACGAGCAGAAGTAG
- a CDS encoding tyrosine-type recombinase/integrase has protein sequence MSAGAARAADIAAALRVLDGLGLNLADLHTTPPPRPPAPTFAEFIPAVHDAMPAGRTRDHYKTYWDKLLQQNGWPEHRIDEVTLAQLEQLAEKIKASRVRRRNGRDGRKVVQHVIDALRYLYRRAEHDELIDPADNPTTKLDKPRTLPSTRRALPAALLAEIGRVAATTGNDPELDTLLLRLHTETACRRAGALVLRPRDLDPLQCLILLREKGDTQRWQPVSPTLMRALCRHSEDRGGAANEQLLRYRNGHPITRRRYDHLFNRLGRHLPWVLTHGISIHWLRHTTLTWVERTFSYAVAREFAGHTDNHSEGATTTYIRATVEEVAAAVALLTGEPHPLASSDGAAWMQLDPATIRTKEISS, from the coding sequence GTGAGCGCCGGCGCGGCCCGCGCGGCCGACATCGCGGCGGCGCTGCGGGTCTTGGACGGGCTCGGCCTGAACCTCGCCGACCTGCACACCACACCGCCACCACGCCCGCCCGCACCTACCTTCGCCGAATTCATCCCAGCCGTCCACGACGCAATGCCCGCCGGACGGACCCGCGATCACTACAAGACCTACTGGGACAAGCTCCTCCAGCAAAACGGGTGGCCCGAGCACCGGATCGATGAGGTGACCCTCGCCCAGCTCGAACAACTCGCCGAGAAGATCAAGGCCTCGCGCGTGCGACGCCGCAACGGGCGCGACGGGCGCAAGGTCGTCCAGCACGTCATCGACGCACTGCGCTACCTGTACCGCCGGGCAGAACACGACGAGCTCATCGATCCCGCCGACAATCCGACCACCAAACTGGACAAACCCCGAACCCTGCCCTCGACGCGGCGCGCCTTACCAGCGGCGCTGCTGGCCGAGATCGGCCGGGTAGCTGCTACCACCGGCAATGACCCCGAACTCGACACATTATTGCTGCGGCTGCATACCGAGACGGCGTGCCGCCGCGCTGGGGCGCTCGTGTTGCGTCCGCGGGATCTCGATCCGCTGCAGTGTCTGATCTTGCTGCGCGAGAAGGGCGACACGCAGCGCTGGCAACCGGTGTCACCGACCCTCATGCGTGCGCTGTGCCGCCACAGCGAGGACCGCGGTGGCGCCGCGAACGAGCAGTTACTGCGATACCGCAACGGCCATCCCATCACCCGCCGCCGCTACGACCACCTGTTCAACCGGCTCGGCCGACACCTGCCGTGGGTGCTCACCCACGGCATCAGCATCCACTGGCTACGTCACACCACCCTGACATGGGTTGAACGGACCTTCAGCTACGCGGTCGCCCGAGAATTCGCCGGACACACCGACAACCACAGCGAAGGCGCCACCACCACCTACATCCGCGCCACGGTCGAGGAAGTCGCCGCCGCGGTCGCACTGCTCACCGGCGAACCACACCCCCTCGCATCCAGTGACGGCGCCGCATGGATGCAGCTCGATCCGGCCACGATACGGACAAAGGAAATCTCGTCATGA
- a CDS encoding NAD(P)-dependent oxidoreductase codes for MAEITSTPVAILGLGAMGQALAATFLKAGLPTTVWNRTPGKDADLVAAGAVGAATVDEAIRAGGPIVTILLDHASVHATLDPVADRLAGRQLINLTSTAPGEARELAAWAAEHGSAYLDGGIMAVPSMIGQPGASILYSGSREVFDAHRETLELLAAAEYFGDDAGFASTYDFALLAAMYAMFGGFLHGAAMMHSVGVSAAEFGERAAAWVAAMTQSLPYQGGVIDASSYADPVQSIAFHKSALDAINRASRDAGVTVDFVAPLKSLLDRQVSDGHGALAFERTFEELH; via the coding sequence ATGGCGGAGATTACGAGCACCCCGGTGGCCATCCTAGGGCTGGGCGCGATGGGCCAAGCGCTGGCCGCAACCTTCCTGAAGGCGGGTCTGCCGACGACGGTATGGAACCGCACGCCCGGCAAAGACGCCGACCTCGTCGCCGCCGGAGCCGTCGGTGCTGCCACCGTCGACGAAGCAATCCGCGCGGGAGGACCGATTGTCACGATCCTGCTCGACCACGCGTCGGTGCACGCCACCCTGGACCCGGTGGCCGACCGGCTGGCCGGACGGCAGCTGATCAATTTGACCAGCACCGCTCCCGGCGAGGCTCGTGAACTCGCGGCATGGGCCGCCGAGCACGGCAGCGCCTACCTCGACGGCGGAATCATGGCAGTGCCGTCCATGATCGGCCAGCCGGGCGCCTCGATCCTCTACAGCGGCTCACGGGAAGTCTTCGACGCCCACCGCGAGACCCTCGAATTGCTCGCTGCCGCAGAGTACTTCGGTGACGACGCGGGATTCGCGTCAACCTACGACTTCGCCCTGCTCGCGGCCATGTATGCGATGTTCGGCGGCTTCTTGCACGGCGCGGCCATGATGCATTCGGTCGGCGTCTCGGCCGCCGAGTTCGGCGAACGGGCCGCCGCATGGGTAGCCGCGATGACCCAATCGCTTCCGTACCAGGGCGGCGTCATCGACGCCAGCAGCTACGCCGACCCCGTCCAATCCATCGCCTTCCACAAATCCGCACTCGATGCGATCAACCGCGCCAGCCGCGACGCGGGCGTCACCGTCGACTTCGTAGCTCCCCTCAAATCTCTCCTCGACCGCCAGGTATCCGACGGCCACGGCGCCCTCGCCTTCGAACGCACCTTCGAAGAACTCCACTGA
- a CDS encoding winged helix-turn-helix transcriptional regulator, whose product MGAKRSGPYFCGIDAAMDVVGGKWKALILWELATHSFRRFGELRRGLPGVSEKMLIQQLRELEEDGIVSRVVYREVPPRVEYRLTALGVTLNAALEPLGAWGRDRIHRIGAARVHQSD is encoded by the coding sequence ATGGGCGCGAAGCGATCCGGGCCATATTTCTGTGGCATCGACGCCGCGATGGATGTAGTCGGCGGCAAGTGGAAGGCGCTGATTCTGTGGGAGCTGGCCACCCATAGCTTCCGGCGCTTCGGCGAATTGCGCAGGGGCCTGCCGGGCGTCTCGGAGAAGATGCTGATTCAGCAGCTGCGCGAGCTGGAGGAGGACGGGATCGTGAGCCGGGTCGTCTATCGTGAGGTGCCGCCCCGGGTCGAATACCGCCTCACCGCCCTCGGGGTCACACTCAACGCCGCTCTGGAACCATTGGGCGCTTGGGGTCGCGACCGCATACATCGAATCGGCGCGGCGCGTGTGCACCAGTCGGACTGA
- a CDS encoding tyrosine-type recombinase/integrase has product MAGIAGALEVGELERSRRRPRSVWACELLERFRQYLDGRADFANNTLETYYERISDMLAWLENTQDHPGALNDPAARDRAVAAYRDHLLEQRSAATAKLALAAIDTFYRWRGLGPAAVARVKVRPARPRTLDNDEQRDLLRAAADHGPREDAMVRVLLHNGLTVSQVHLLNADFLQLTDNGGHLHVHSLDGQVRTAVLAASTREALRRWLVERRAILRRSGRRRRALFISRDGRDSRLIAPSIDRIIRDLGREAGVTERISPGTLRYTFDTRMLECGVDPALVAAAMGLTRPNATRVRTVLDPQDPVAAAAIAEALAFVAHGGAARSPVLPVRPEPVSEQLTFPLNGR; this is encoded by the coding sequence ATGGCCGGCATTGCGGGCGCGCTCGAGGTCGGCGAGCTGGAGAGGTCGCGGCGTCGGCCGCGTTCGGTATGGGCTTGCGAGTTGTTGGAGCGGTTCCGTCAGTATCTGGATGGCCGGGCGGACTTTGCCAATAACACGCTGGAGACGTATTACGAGCGGATCTCGGACATGCTGGCCTGGCTGGAGAACACGCAGGATCATCCTGGAGCGCTGAACGATCCTGCGGCTCGCGACCGTGCTGTGGCCGCGTATCGGGATCATCTGCTCGAGCAGCGAAGTGCGGCGACGGCGAAATTAGCGTTGGCGGCAATCGATACGTTTTATCGCTGGCGTGGGTTGGGGCCGGCGGCGGTTGCTCGTGTGAAGGTGAGGCCGGCGAGGCCGAGAACTCTCGACAACGACGAGCAGCGTGATCTGCTTCGGGCAGCTGCCGATCACGGCCCTCGCGAGGATGCCATGGTCAGGGTGCTGCTTCACAACGGGCTGACCGTCTCGCAGGTGCACCTGCTCAATGCGGATTTCCTTCAGTTGACTGACAACGGCGGGCACCTGCACGTGCACAGTCTCGACGGGCAGGTCAGGACTGCGGTTCTGGCTGCCAGCACACGGGAGGCGTTGCGGCGGTGGCTGGTTGAGCGGCGTGCGATCCTGCGACGTTCGGGTCGTCGGCGCCGGGCGTTGTTTATCTCGCGCGACGGCCGTGACAGCCGGTTGATCGCGCCGTCGATCGACCGGATCATTCGCGATCTCGGCCGAGAGGCTGGGGTGACCGAACGGATCTCGCCGGGCACGCTCCGGTACACCTTCGACACCCGGATGCTCGAGTGCGGAGTAGACCCAGCGCTTGTCGCTGCGGCGATGGGCCTGACGCGACCTAACGCGACCCGGGTCCGCACGGTGCTCGATCCGCAGGACCCAGTAGCGGCCGCCGCGATAGCCGAAGCGCTGGCGTTCGTCGCCCACGGAGGCGCGGCACGGTCTCCAGTCCTGCCTGTGCGTCCTGAGCCGGTGTCGGAGCAGTTGACGTTTCCTCTGAATGGCAGGTAG
- a CDS encoding M20/M25/M40 family metallo-hydrolase gives MSATGEGIDPNRSSRAVSEVVDLVSTLIRFDTSNTGDLATTKGECECAQWVADQLNQAGYTTEYVESGAPGRGNVFVRLEGADPTRGALLIHGHLDVVPAEASDWSVHPFSGAVRDGYVWGRGAIDMKDMVGMMLALARQFKLEGTVPPRDLVFAFLADEENGGKWGAQWLVDNRPDLFEGITEAVGEVGGFSLTVPRPDGTERRLYLVETAEKGLGWMRLRAKARAGHGSFLHEDNAVTILSAAVARLGKHTFPLVLSDSVAEFLAAVAEETGLEFDPSSPDIEGQLAKLGTISRIIGATLRDVANPTMLQAGYKANVIPQTAEAVVDCRVLPGRQAAFEREVDELIGPDVEREWITKLDSYETTFDGHLVDAMNDAVLAHDPCGRTVPYMLSGGTDAKAFARLGIRCFGFAPLQLPPELDFTALFHGVDERVPVEALEFGTRVLEHFLLHS, from the coding sequence GTGTCCGCAACTGGCGAAGGAATCGATCCGAACAGAAGCTCACGCGCGGTGTCGGAAGTGGTGGATCTGGTCAGCACGCTGATCCGCTTCGACACCTCCAACACCGGCGATCTGGCTACCACCAAGGGCGAGTGTGAGTGCGCGCAGTGGGTGGCCGATCAGCTCAATCAGGCGGGGTATACCACCGAGTACGTGGAATCCGGGGCGCCGGGGCGCGGCAACGTGTTCGTGCGGCTCGAAGGTGCCGATCCCACCCGGGGTGCGCTGCTGATCCACGGGCACTTGGACGTGGTGCCCGCCGAGGCCTCCGACTGGAGCGTGCACCCGTTCTCGGGCGCGGTGCGCGACGGCTACGTGTGGGGTCGCGGCGCGATCGACATGAAGGACATGGTCGGGATGATGCTGGCACTGGCCCGCCAGTTCAAGCTCGAGGGCACGGTGCCCCCGCGTGATCTGGTGTTCGCGTTCCTGGCCGACGAGGAGAACGGCGGCAAGTGGGGTGCGCAGTGGCTGGTGGACAACCGGCCCGACCTGTTCGAGGGCATCACCGAGGCGGTCGGGGAGGTCGGCGGGTTCTCGCTGACTGTCCCGCGCCCCGACGGCACCGAACGCAGGCTGTATCTGGTGGAGACGGCCGAGAAGGGTCTGGGTTGGATGCGGTTGCGCGCCAAGGCCCGCGCCGGTCACGGCTCGTTCCTGCACGAGGACAACGCGGTGACCATTTTGTCGGCCGCGGTGGCGCGACTGGGCAAACACACCTTCCCGCTGGTGCTTTCGGATTCGGTGGCCGAGTTCCTTGCCGCCGTCGCCGAGGAGACCGGCTTGGAGTTCGACCCGTCCAGTCCCGACATCGAGGGTCAGCTGGCCAAGCTGGGCACCATCTCCCGCATCATCGGCGCGACGCTGCGCGACGTCGCGAATCCGACCATGCTGCAGGCGGGCTACAAGGCCAACGTGATCCCGCAGACCGCCGAGGCCGTGGTCGACTGTCGCGTGCTCCCTGGACGGCAGGCGGCGTTCGAGCGTGAGGTGGACGAACTGATCGGCCCAGATGTCGAACGCGAGTGGATCACCAAACTCGATTCCTACGAGACGACCTTCGATGGGCACCTGGTCGACGCGATGAACGACGCGGTGTTGGCCCACGACCCATGTGGCCGCACCGTGCCTTACATGCTGTCCGGTGGCACGGACGCAAAAGCGTTCGCCCGCTTGGGGATTCGCTGCTTCGGTTTCGCGCCGCTGCAGCTGCCGCCGGAGTTGGACTTCACCGCCCTGTTCCATGGCGTCGACGAGCGGGTTCCGGTGGAGGCTCTCGAATTCGGCACCCGGGTGCTCGAACACTTCCTACTGCACAGCTGA